A window of Vicinamibacteria bacterium genomic DNA:
GACCGGCGCCGGCGACCGCGAGCCGGTTGTACCGAGTGAGCGTCCGGATGATCTCGATGTCCCTGGGTAGCTCGTCCTGGGCGAGCGTGGTCATCACGCATCGCGGGTCGGGCAGAGCCACGTTCGCTCGGACCTCATCCCCGATCGTGAGCCCGTGGCCAATCCAGTCGTTCTCCACGAATCCGGGTTTCTCGGTATCGACGATCACGTTCATCCGGAACCGGCGCCGGTCGAAGCGGCTCTTGGGCTGAAACTCGCTCAATCGCTCGAGCGTGGATGTCGTCAGGACGGTCAGAGGAAACAGATCGAAGAAGGCCCCGACGGGCACGGGAGAGGCGAGTCCTACTTCGGCGAAGAACGCCGAACCGAGCTTCTGCTCCACGATCGTGTCTCGATGGCCGGCGGGATCCACGCCCTCGACGTCGGGGTGATACTGGTCGATGGTGAAGTCGGCCGGCGCGGTCCGTGCCAGCGTTACCGGCCGTCGGAAGTACGAGGATAACTTGCCATCGGCGTCGGGGGCATCGCTCACCACGGAGGTGCCGTCCGGCAGCGTGATTCGCACCGGGGGCGGCTCGGTGCCCGAGACTGGAGGCTCGATGAATTCCGCCCGACAGCGCAGCAGGTCGGGAAACCGTCTCACGCTCTTGGCGCTCACCACTTTGCCCGTGTCTAGGTCGATGAGCGCATAAGCGCGATCGCCCAAGACCCCACGTTCGTCGAGCTCGGCCGCGTCGAGACCCTCGCCCGTCATGGATTTGACGGGGAACCGCCATATCTCGGCCACGGATCCGACGAGCTCGCTCGTTGCCATGGGACCTCCCAATTATCGGCTGCTGGTGGCCTGCTGGCCGACCAATTGCGGGTCACCGTATGACGCCCAGGAGTCAGTGTCAAACTCCGATGACGAACCATCCCGCCAGGTTCTGGCAGTGGTACTCTCCTCGGAATGCTCGGCGAGACTCTGCGACCATCCACTCGTTCGCTCACCGAGTCCGAGCGCCGGTTCCTGCGCGCCAAGATCCGTGATCTGAAGTCTCGTGCCGGACGGGGGCCGCACGTCGTCGGCTTGGGGGCGCTGGTCATCGCGATCCTTTGGGCACTCACACTGATGGCATCCGAAGCGCCGTGGCCGTCGATCACCCTCTTCTGGATTCTCGTGGGCGGCTCGATCTTGCTCTGGGTTCGGCGCGACATGCGAAAGGATTTGACCCATCTATCCGATAAGGCGCTCTCGTTCGAATCAGCGCTTCGAAGGAACGAGGCCGAGGCGTTTCACATCAAGGCCAAGTCCTTCGTCGAGTTCGAGGAGATCGAGGACGAAGGGGCTTGCTACGCGTTCGATATCGACGAGGGACGAATCGTCTTCGTCGTGGGACAGGAGTTCTACCCAGAAGCCAAGTTCCCGAGCCATGACTTCTCCCTCGTCTACCTTCTCGAAGAGCGGGGGAATTCCGTCGACATGGTCATCGAGAAACGTGGACCGAAAGCATCGCCAGAACGCGTCGTGCCTGGTGATTTCAAACGCCAGGTCGAAATCCCCGAGCATCTGGAAATGATCATCGGGTCTCTCGGCCAGATCGAAGAGATTTTGAGCCGTCGCACGTCATAGGCAGTGCTCGAATAACCATGGTCGCTAGAGTGTTCAATGCCGTGGCGGGACCTGTAATCGATCGTGCCGCCACGGCTCGGGCTGCTTACGGCGCGGCAAGCGCGCCGGGCTCGCTCCGCTCGCGCAGGCTGGACTGTACTTTTTCACCAGCCTGCTTGACCTCGTCTCGACTTCAGCCATTGATGGCGACGAAGCGATTTCGTTCGCCGTCACCCTGATCTCGCTGGCCCCCGGCGGGTCTGGCCCAGACCCGAGCCAGAGGTATAATCCCGCAAGTCCTCGACGTGAGAAGCTCGACGAGAGGAGTTCGGACATGCGGAAACTGGTAGTGAGCGCGGTCGTCGCCGGCTTGGCCTGGGTCGCTTCCCTCGCCTCGGCTCAGAACACGAACCCGCGGTTCGGCAAATGGAAG
This region includes:
- a CDS encoding MOSC N-terminal beta barrel domain-containing protein; this encodes MATSELVGSVAEIWRFPVKSMTGEGLDAAELDERGVLGDRAYALIDLDTGKVVSAKSVRRFPDLLRCRAEFIEPPVSGTEPPPVRITLPDGTSVVSDAPDADGKLSSYFRRPVTLARTAPADFTIDQYHPDVEGVDPAGHRDTIVEQKLGSAFFAEVGLASPVPVGAFFDLFPLTVLTTSTLERLSEFQPKSRFDRRRFRMNVIVDTEKPGFVENDWIGHGLTIGDEVRANVALPDPRCVMTTLAQDELPRDIEIIRTLTRYNRLAVAGAG